The following are encoded together in the Magnetospirillum gryphiswaldense MSR-1 v2 genome:
- a CDS encoding Lon protease family protein, with protein MLQSPLSPELLFTVCDPQSLPFDSTDDLGDADDAVGQERAVEAIRFAVGMRHRGFNLFALGPEGTGRRSLVMRLLSRQAAERAAPGDWVYVNDFDQNQRPKVLSLPAGRASGLKKDMDWLVGELGQALPAAFEAEEYRNRRQAIEDELKERQETAFGTVAHEAGESSVALIRTPVGLALAPMKDGEVLSPDEFKKLPDDSQDRFKADMAALQEKLEATIKQVPKWERETRARLRALDHDVVAFAIDHLLEELTAKYTDLPQVQTYLQAVSADVAANVGDFLGEDERSKIRRALGGDSFRRYRVNVLVDNAQAQGAPVVYEDYPTQPNLIGRVEHLAQYGALITDFNLIRAGSLHKANGGFLVMDARKLLMNPFAWEDLKRALKAREIRIESPGQSMGLFSTFSLEPEPIPLDIKVVLIGDPMLYYLLSHHDPEFSELFKVAADFDWRMDRSPRAVLELSRSVAALVRKEGLLPLDRSGMARVIEQASRLVEDAEKLSTHMASLADLVREADHWAHAASARQIAAAHVQQAIDAAIRRQDRVRENVQEEIQRGIIHVATDGAEIGQINALAVLQLGNFAFGHPVRITARIHAGKGDVIDIEREVDLGGPLHGKGVLILSGFLAARFGAHEPLSLSASLVFEQSYGGIDGDSASSTELYVLLSALADLPIRQDLAVTGSVDQFGRVQAIGGVNEKIEGFFDLCAARGLSGSQGVLIPASNVAHLMLRADVVEACRQGRFAIYAIDHVDQGIEVLTGVPAGEADAQGRYPTGTVNRKVQARLAAFASRAALRLVPERDKKPETE; from the coding sequence ATGCTGCAATCGCCCTTGTCGCCAGAGCTCTTGTTCACCGTCTGCGATCCGCAATCGTTGCCGTTTGACAGCACTGACGACCTGGGGGATGCCGATGACGCGGTCGGACAGGAACGGGCGGTCGAGGCCATCCGTTTCGCCGTCGGCATGCGCCACCGTGGTTTCAACCTGTTCGCCCTGGGGCCGGAAGGTACCGGGCGGCGCTCGCTGGTGATGCGGCTGCTGTCGCGGCAGGCGGCAGAACGGGCGGCGCCCGGCGATTGGGTCTATGTCAACGATTTCGACCAGAACCAGCGGCCCAAGGTCTTGTCCTTGCCGGCGGGGCGCGCCAGTGGGCTGAAGAAGGACATGGATTGGCTGGTGGGGGAATTGGGCCAGGCCCTACCTGCCGCCTTCGAGGCCGAGGAATACCGCAACCGCCGGCAAGCCATCGAAGACGAGTTGAAGGAACGGCAGGAAACCGCCTTCGGCACCGTCGCCCATGAGGCCGGGGAAAGCAGCGTGGCGCTGATCCGCACTCCCGTCGGTCTGGCCCTGGCGCCGATGAAGGACGGCGAGGTACTGTCGCCGGACGAGTTCAAGAAGCTGCCCGACGATTCCCAGGATCGCTTCAAGGCCGACATGGCGGCGTTGCAGGAAAAGCTGGAAGCGACCATCAAGCAGGTACCCAAATGGGAGCGCGAAACCCGGGCCCGCCTGCGTGCCCTGGATCACGACGTGGTCGCCTTCGCCATCGACCATCTGCTGGAAGAACTGACCGCCAAATACACCGATCTGCCGCAGGTGCAGACTTATTTGCAGGCGGTGTCGGCGGATGTCGCCGCCAATGTGGGCGACTTTCTGGGCGAGGATGAGCGGTCGAAGATACGCCGTGCCCTGGGGGGGGATTCATTCCGCCGCTACCGCGTCAACGTGCTGGTGGACAATGCCCAGGCCCAGGGCGCGCCGGTGGTCTATGAGGATTATCCGACCCAGCCCAATCTGATCGGTCGGGTCGAGCATCTGGCCCAGTACGGTGCCCTGATCACCGATTTCAACCTGATCCGCGCCGGTTCGCTGCACAAGGCCAATGGCGGCTTCCTGGTCATGGATGCGCGCAAGCTGTTGATGAACCCGTTCGCCTGGGAAGACCTGAAACGGGCGCTGAAGGCGCGCGAAATTCGCATCGAAAGCCCCGGCCAGTCCATGGGGCTGTTCTCCACCTTCAGCCTGGAGCCCGAGCCCATCCCCTTGGATATCAAGGTGGTGCTGATCGGCGACCCCATGCTGTATTACCTGCTGTCCCACCATGACCCGGAATTTTCCGAGTTGTTCAAGGTGGCCGCCGATTTCGATTGGCGCATGGACCGTTCGCCCCGGGCGGTGCTGGAATTGTCGCGCTCGGTGGCGGCTCTGGTGCGCAAGGAAGGCCTGTTACCGCTTGATCGCAGCGGCATGGCCCGGGTGATCGAGCAGGCTTCGCGTCTGGTCGAGGATGCGGAGAAACTGTCCACCCACATGGCCTCGCTGGCCGATCTGGTGCGCGAGGCCGATCATTGGGCTCATGCCGCCAGTGCCAGACAAATCGCCGCCGCCCATGTGCAGCAAGCCATCGATGCCGCCATCCGTCGCCAGGACCGGGTGCGTGAAAACGTGCAGGAGGAAATCCAGCGCGGCATCATCCACGTCGCCACCGATGGCGCCGAAATCGGCCAGATCAATGCCTTGGCGGTGCTGCAACTGGGTAATTTCGCCTTTGGTCATCCCGTCCGCATCACCGCGCGCATCCATGCCGGCAAGGGCGACGTCATCGACATCGAGCGCGAGGTCGATCTGGGCGGACCGTTGCACGGCAAGGGCGTGCTGATCCTGTCGGGCTTCTTGGCCGCCCGTTTCGGTGCGCACGAGCCGCTGTCGCTGTCGGCGTCGCTGGTGTTCGAGCAATCCTATGGCGGCATCGACGGCGATTCCGCCTCGTCCACCGAATTGTACGTGCTGCTGTCGGCGCTGGCCGATCTGCCCATCCGCCAGGATCTGGCGGTGACCGGTTCGGTTGACCAGTTCGGACGGGTGCAGGCCATCGGCGGCGTCAACGAAAAGATCGAAGGCTTCTTCGACCTGTGCGCGGCGCGCGGCCTGAGCGGCAGCCAGGGGGTGCTGATTCCGGCCAGCAACGTCGCCCATCTGATGCTGCGCGCTGATGTGGTCGAGGCCTGCCGCCAGGGCCGCTTCGCCATTTATGCCATCGACCATGTGGATCAGGGCATCGAAGTGCTGACCGGAGTGCCGGCGGGCGAGGCCGATGCCCAGGGCCGCTACCCCACCGGCACCGTCAACCGCAAGGTCCAGGCCCGTTTGGCCGCCTTCGCCAGCCGCGCCGCCCTGCGTCTGGTGCCCGAGCGGGACAAGAAGCCCGAGACGGAATAG
- a CDS encoding NADP-dependent isocitrate dehydrogenase — protein MNKIKVANPIVELDGDEMTRIIWKFIKDKLILPYLDVDLKYYDLGVEYRDETNDQVTIDAAEAIKKYGVGVKCATITPDEARVKEFNLKKMWKSPNGTIRNILDGTVFREPIICQNVPRLVPGWTKPIVIGRHAFGDQYRATDFKVPGPGILTMKFVGEDGQVIEHEVFNFPSSGVAMGMYNLDESIRGFARACMNYGLAKKWPVYLSTKNTILKAYDGRFKDIFQEVYEKEFKAEFDKYGMTYEHRLIDDMVASALKWSGEFVWACKNYDGDVQSDTVAQGFGSLGLMTSVLLSPDGKTVEAEAAHGTVTRHYREHQKGKETSTNPIASIFAWTRGLLYRAQFDNTPEVAKFATALEEVCVETVEAGFMTKDLAILIGPDQPWLTTTQFLDKLDENLKKKMGVA, from the coding sequence ATGAATAAGATCAAGGTCGCCAATCCCATCGTCGAGCTCGACGGCGACGAGATGACCCGCATCATCTGGAAGTTCATTAAGGACAAGCTGATCCTGCCCTATCTGGACGTGGATCTGAAGTACTACGACCTGGGCGTCGAGTACCGCGACGAAACCAATGACCAAGTCACCATCGATGCCGCCGAAGCCATCAAGAAGTACGGCGTCGGCGTCAAGTGCGCCACCATCACCCCCGATGAAGCGCGCGTGAAGGAATTCAACCTCAAGAAGATGTGGAAGTCGCCCAACGGCACCATCCGCAACATCCTTGACGGCACCGTGTTCCGCGAGCCGATCATCTGCCAGAACGTGCCGCGCCTGGTTCCCGGCTGGACCAAGCCCATCGTCATCGGTCGTCATGCTTTCGGCGACCAGTATCGCGCCACCGATTTCAAGGTGCCCGGCCCCGGCATCCTGACCATGAAGTTCGTCGGCGAGGACGGTCAGGTCATCGAACACGAAGTGTTCAACTTCCCCAGCTCGGGCGTTGCCATGGGCATGTACAACCTGGATGAATCCATCCGTGGTTTCGCCCGCGCCTGCATGAATTACGGCCTGGCCAAGAAGTGGCCGGTCTACCTGTCGACCAAGAACACCATTCTCAAGGCCTATGACGGTCGCTTCAAGGACATCTTCCAGGAAGTGTACGAGAAGGAATTCAAGGCCGAGTTCGACAAGTACGGCATGACCTACGAACACCGCCTGATCGACGACATGGTCGCGTCGGCCCTGAAGTGGTCGGGTGAATTCGTCTGGGCCTGCAAGAACTATGACGGCGACGTCCAGTCCGACACCGTCGCCCAGGGCTTCGGCTCGTTGGGCCTGATGACCTCGGTCCTGCTGTCCCCCGATGGCAAGACCGTCGAGGCCGAAGCCGCCCACGGTACCGTGACCCGTCACTACCGCGAGCACCAGAAGGGCAAGGAAACCTCGACCAACCCCATCGCCTCGATCTTCGCCTGGACCCGCGGCTTGCTGTACCGCGCCCAGTTCGACAACACTCCCGAGGTGGCCAAGTTCGCCACCGCCTTGGAGGAAGTCTGCGTCGAGACGGTGGAAGCCGGCTTCATGACCAAGGATCTGGCCATCCTGATCGGCCCCGATCAGCCCTGGCTGACCACCACCCAGTTCCTGGACAAGCTGGACGAAAACCTGAAGAAGAAGATGGGCGTCGCCTGA
- a CDS encoding c-type cytochrome → MRFIPKAMTAAALAVAVIGFAAPASAQQKPEETLKMRQGLFQAVRMNFGPIGAFAQGKGDLPADAAAKAENVAALARMLPMAFGKGSEALSGSNTKAEAFTSADFLKGFPMMEEAAVKLAAAAKSGDAEAIKAAVGGVGKTCKGCHDTFRKE, encoded by the coding sequence ATGCGTTTCATCCCCAAGGCCATGACCGCCGCCGCTTTGGCCGTCGCCGTGATCGGCTTTGCCGCCCCCGCTTCGGCCCAGCAGAAGCCGGAGGAAACCTTGAAGATGCGCCAAGGTCTGTTCCAGGCGGTGCGCATGAATTTCGGCCCCATCGGCGCCTTCGCCCAGGGCAAGGGCGATCTGCCCGCCGATGCCGCCGCCAAGGCCGAGAACGTGGCCGCTTTGGCCCGCATGCTGCCCATGGCCTTCGGCAAGGGTTCGGAAGCATTGTCGGGCAGCAACACCAAGGCCGAGGCTTTCACCTCCGCCGATTTCCTCAAGGGCTTCCCGATGATGGAGGAAGCGGCCGTGAAGCTGGCCGCCGCCGCCAAGTCGGGTGATGCCGAGGCCATCAAGGCCGCCGTCGGTGGCGTTGGCAAGACCTGCAAGGGCTGTCACGACACCTTCCGCAAGGAATAG
- a CDS encoding alpha/beta fold hydrolase, which produces MRFVLTLVFLVLSALPAQALDPASTGVVLLHGKWSKPEQMKPVQQSLGAAGFTVVVPQMPWSAMRLYDRSFDQAMDEIDAAVAGLRANGAKRVVIVGQSMGANAAWNYATLGRGLAAVVLIAPGHLPDLGHLRDSAAADVVQARQMLASGDGDKVMPITDYNTGNRTRSLSMPAGVFLSYFAPDGPAAMGERAGQIRERNILWLAPKQDPITRIFAEQVAPKLPAAIVFSRQDMDSDHLGAPAAAAEPLTQWLLALGD; this is translated from the coding sequence ATGCGTTTTGTCCTGACGCTGGTTTTCTTGGTGCTCTCGGCCTTGCCCGCCCAGGCGTTGGACCCGGCCTCCACCGGGGTGGTCCTGCTGCATGGCAAGTGGAGCAAGCCCGAGCAGATGAAGCCGGTGCAGCAAAGTTTGGGCGCCGCCGGCTTTACCGTCGTCGTCCCTCAGATGCCGTGGTCGGCGATGCGGCTGTATGACCGCTCGTTCGATCAGGCCATGGACGAGATCGACGCGGCGGTTGCCGGTCTGCGTGCCAATGGGGCCAAGCGGGTGGTGATTGTCGGGCAAAGCATGGGCGCCAACGCCGCCTGGAACTATGCCACCTTGGGACGCGGTTTGGCGGCTGTGGTGCTGATCGCCCCCGGTCATCTACCCGATCTCGGCCATCTGCGTGACAGTGCAGCCGCCGATGTGGTTCAGGCACGGCAAATGCTGGCATCCGGCGATGGGGATAAGGTGATGCCGATCACCGATTACAATACCGGAAATCGCACCCGCTCCCTGTCCATGCCGGCCGGGGTGTTCCTGTCCTATTTCGCCCCCGACGGTCCTGCCGCCATGGGGGAAAGGGCAGGGCAAATCCGCGAGCGGAATATATTGTGGCTGGCGCCCAAGCAGGATCCGATCACCAGGATATTCGCCGAGCAGGTGGCGCCCAAACTGCCCGCCGCTATCGTCTTTAGCCGACAGGACATGGATAGCGACCATCTGGGGGCGCCCGCCGCCGCCGCCGAACCGTTGACGCAATGGCTGCTGGCGCTGGGGGATTAA
- a CDS encoding cytochrome b/b6 domain-containing protein, with amino-acid sequence MRPSPPIRRVKVWDLPTRLFHWALVLLIIVMGVSGELGQLLIHMLVGPAVIALILFRLIWGVIGSETARFSHFVRGPKSVLAYLTAARNGAVRSVGHNPLGAFSVLALLTLVLVQGVTGLFTSDDILSQGPLAHLLSSKDVALLSSLHRIGFKLLLAFIAVHLAAVLFYRLVKKDDLVRAMITGEKQAPEGVEGIRFRHPLLALAALAVACLVVWGGLALAPEAPAF; translated from the coding sequence ATGCGCCCATCCCCCCCCATCCGCCGCGTCAAAGTCTGGGATCTGCCCACCCGGCTGTTCCACTGGGCTCTGGTGCTGCTGATCATCGTGATGGGAGTAAGCGGTGAGCTTGGACAGTTGTTGATCCACATGCTGGTCGGCCCGGCGGTGATCGCATTGATCCTGTTCCGCCTGATCTGGGGGGTGATCGGCAGTGAAACCGCCCGCTTCAGCCATTTCGTCCGCGGCCCCAAATCAGTTCTGGCCTATCTGACCGCCGCCCGCAACGGCGCCGTGCGCTCGGTCGGTCACAACCCGTTGGGGGCTTTCAGCGTGCTGGCCCTGCTGACCTTGGTGCTGGTTCAGGGCGTCACCGGCCTGTTCACCAGCGACGACATCTTAAGCCAAGGCCCGCTGGCCCATCTGCTGTCATCCAAGGACGTGGCCCTGCTGTCGTCGCTGCACCGCATCGGCTTCAAGCTGCTGCTGGCCTTCATCGCCGTGCATCTGGCGGCGGTGCTGTTTTATCGTCTGGTGAAGAAGGACGATCTGGTCCGGGCCATGATCACCGGTGAAAAGCAGGCGCCCGAGGGGGTCGAAGGCATCCGCTTCCGTCATCCGCTGCTGGCCTTGGCCGCCCTGGCGGTGGCTTGTCTGGTGGTTTGGGGAGGGTTGGCCCTGGCGCCGGAGGCGCCGGCGTTTTAA
- a CDS encoding LysM peptidoglycan-binding domain-containing protein translates to MTRPVFISLIGLAAALLAVLLALTLGKDDDGKAVATVGGTNAPAVSGDAAANDPSFDVVRIGERGDAVLAGRAVPKAEVVILDGGVEIGRTIADGRGEWVFVPSTPMASGARQLTLRAHNPDGSVTNSGAPVVLVVPDRPGEQILAFKPLPGGGAKLLIGPPLGEGGISIDIVEADNKGRLFIGGRGPAGGKVHVYLGNAFVGAATVESDGTWKVTATLPKGDNITVRADLVDAKGKVLARVEMPVAAQGELKAASDTAVVVSAGNSLWRIARRIYGSGEAYTIIYKANKDNIRDPDLIYPGQVFQLPKR, encoded by the coding sequence TTGACCCGACCCGTATTCATTTCCCTGATCGGACTGGCCGCTGCGCTGCTGGCCGTGTTGTTGGCCCTGACCCTGGGCAAAGATGACGACGGCAAGGCCGTGGCCACCGTGGGCGGAACCAATGCCCCCGCCGTCAGCGGCGACGCTGCGGCCAACGACCCCAGCTTCGACGTGGTCCGCATCGGCGAGCGCGGCGATGCCGTTCTGGCTGGCCGGGCCGTGCCCAAGGCCGAGGTGGTCATTCTCGACGGTGGGGTCGAAATCGGTCGGACCATCGCCGATGGTCGGGGTGAGTGGGTGTTCGTGCCCAGCACTCCCATGGCCTCCGGTGCGCGCCAGTTGACCTTGCGGGCTCACAATCCCGATGGTTCGGTGACCAATTCCGGCGCCCCGGTGGTGTTGGTGGTCCCTGATCGTCCGGGGGAGCAGATTCTGGCGTTCAAGCCGCTGCCTGGAGGTGGCGCCAAGTTGTTGATCGGTCCGCCCTTGGGCGAGGGCGGTATCTCCATCGACATCGTCGAGGCTGACAACAAGGGGCGCCTGTTCATCGGTGGGCGCGGTCCCGCCGGCGGCAAGGTTCATGTCTATCTGGGCAATGCTTTCGTCGGCGCCGCTACCGTCGAAAGCGACGGTACCTGGAAGGTGACCGCCACCCTGCCGAAGGGTGACAACATCACCGTGCGGGCCGATCTGGTCGATGCCAAGGGCAAGGTGCTGGCGCGGGTGGAAATGCCGGTGGCCGCGCAAGGCGAACTGAAAGCCGCATCCGACACGGCGGTGGTGGTGTCGGCGGGCAATTCGTTGTGGCGCATCGCCCGGCGTATCTATGGCTCGGGTGAGGCCTACACCATTATTTATAAGGCCAATAAGGACAACATCCGCGATCCCGACCTGATCTATCCCGGTCAGGTGTTCCAGTTGCCCAAGCGTTAA
- a CDS encoding phosphatidylserine decarboxylase: MSSYIMVPIHREGWPFIALFAVAAILLGLLWQPLGWLGLVATLWCAYFFRNPDRVTPTRDGLVISPADGVVCLVGDAVPPAGLGLGETPRPRVCVFMSVFDVHINRAPLSGRVTKLAYHAGKFVNAALDKASEENERMAVALELEDGRSVAFVQIAGLVARRIRCDLVEGQTIRAGERFGLIRFGSRVDVYFPEGVQPQVTLGQRCIAGETVLADLNSTEPARQGEVR, encoded by the coding sequence ATGTCCAGCTACATCATGGTCCCGATCCATCGGGAAGGCTGGCCGTTCATCGCCCTGTTCGCCGTCGCGGCGATCTTGTTGGGTCTGCTGTGGCAACCTTTGGGCTGGCTGGGGCTGGTGGCGACCTTGTGGTGCGCCTATTTCTTCCGCAATCCCGACCGGGTCACCCCCACGCGCGACGGTCTGGTCATCAGCCCCGCCGACGGTGTGGTCTGTTTGGTCGGCGATGCGGTGCCGCCCGCCGGCCTGGGCCTGGGCGAGACGCCGCGCCCGCGCGTTTGCGTGTTCATGAGCGTGTTCGACGTCCATATCAACCGCGCGCCGCTGTCGGGCCGGGTGACCAAGCTGGCCTATCATGCCGGCAAGTTCGTCAATGCCGCCCTCGACAAGGCGAGCGAGGAAAACGAACGCATGGCGGTGGCGCTGGAATTGGAAGACGGGCGCTCTGTCGCCTTCGTCCAGATCGCCGGTCTGGTGGCACGACGCATCCGCTGCGATCTGGTCGAAGGCCAGACCATCCGCGCCGGCGAGCGTTTCGGCCTGATCCGTTTCGGTTCGCGCGTTGACGTCTATTTCCCCGAAGGGGTTCAGCCGCAAGTCACCTTGGGGCAGCGCTGCATCGCCGGAGAAACCGTGTTGGCCGACCTCAATTCGACCGAACCGGCCCGCCAGGGCGAGGTGCGCTGA
- the pssA gene encoding CDP-diacylglycerol--serine O-phosphatidyltransferase — MFKPSAPGQPRRRLIRPPKLPGLSLNKLIPNILTVLALCAGLTSIRFALHGKWEHAVLSIVLAAILDGLDGRVARLLQGTSKFGAELDSLSDFVSFGVAPAMVLYFWTMQGAGGFGWALVLLFAVCCALRLARFNTMLGNADLPPYAYNFFTGIPAPAAAGVVLLPMVASFEFGDSFFARPTVVSVFLLGVAFLMVSTIPTFSFKKVRIPNAWVLPVLLIVGLLAAFLVTEPWLTLVVLGFAYVGLIPVSIRAFRRLKRQAEAVVQAETLVAAPSDSDENATVS; from the coding sequence ATGTTCAAGCCATCAGCCCCAGGCCAGCCCCGGCGCCGTCTGATCCGTCCGCCCAAGCTGCCCGGCCTGTCGCTGAACAAGCTTATTCCCAATATCCTGACCGTGCTGGCCCTGTGCGCGGGGCTGACTTCGATCCGCTTCGCCCTGCATGGCAAGTGGGAGCACGCGGTGCTGTCCATCGTCCTGGCCGCCATCCTCGACGGTCTGGACGGGCGGGTGGCGCGGCTGCTGCAAGGGACGTCGAAATTCGGCGCCGAGTTGGATTCCCTGTCCGATTTCGTCAGTTTCGGCGTCGCTCCGGCCATGGTGCTGTATTTCTGGACCATGCAGGGCGCCGGCGGCTTCGGCTGGGCCTTGGTGCTTTTGTTCGCGGTGTGCTGCGCCCTGCGGCTGGCCCGTTTCAACACCATGCTGGGCAATGCCGACCTGCCGCCTTATGCCTATAATTTCTTCACCGGCATTCCCGCCCCCGCCGCCGCCGGGGTGGTGCTGCTGCCCATGGTCGCCAGCTTTGAATTCGGCGACAGCTTTTTCGCCCGCCCCACCGTGGTGTCGGTCTTTCTGCTGGGGGTGGCCTTCCTGATGGTCAGCACCATCCCCACCTTCTCTTTCAAGAAGGTTCGCATCCCCAATGCCTGGGTGTTGCCGGTGCTGTTGATCGTCGGCCTGCTGGCCGCGTTCCTGGTGACCGAGCCGTGGTTGACCCTGGTGGTGCTGGGTTTTGCCTATGTCGGCCTGATTCCCGTCAGTATCCGCGCCTTCCGCCGGCTCAAACGCCAGGCCGAGGCGGTGGTGCAGGCGGAGACGCTGGTGGCGGCTCCTTCTGATAGTGACGAAAATGCCACGGTGTCGTGA
- a CDS encoding OmpA family protein, whose amino-acid sequence MRTMKTLLVAGVLAALPVAANAQWYVGLDGGANYMQDPGSSTGADSDWGWVGLGQVGYSFGAPKVEFEVGYRANDSIDSISTMVNGIYDFMPTGKWHPFVGAGIGWAWLDGDFAGNGARNSDNAFAYQGIAGVGYDLDSNWALKAQYRYFATLDADVGTANSGDSDYRNHSILAGFTYKFGAPAPVVAPAPAPVPVAAPAPAPVAKPVPTPKNFIVFFDFNKSDITPEASKVITQAVDTAKKGKTTRVDLTGHADRSGPDKYNMALSLKRANAVKAAMVKQGIPADQISVVGKGEAVPLVQTPDGVREPQNRRVEIVLP is encoded by the coding sequence ATGCGTACCATGAAGACTCTGCTGGTTGCTGGCGTTCTCGCCGCCCTGCCCGTCGCCGCCAACGCCCAGTGGTATGTTGGTTTGGACGGTGGCGCCAATTACATGCAAGACCCGGGTTCGTCCACCGGCGCCGATTCCGATTGGGGTTGGGTTGGTCTGGGCCAGGTCGGCTACAGCTTCGGCGCTCCCAAGGTGGAGTTTGAAGTCGGCTACCGCGCCAACGACTCGATCGACTCGATCAGCACCATGGTCAACGGCATCTATGACTTCATGCCGACCGGCAAGTGGCATCCCTTCGTCGGCGCCGGTATCGGCTGGGCTTGGCTGGACGGCGACTTCGCCGGGAACGGCGCCCGCAATTCCGATAACGCTTTCGCCTACCAGGGCATCGCCGGCGTCGGCTACGACCTCGACAGCAACTGGGCTTTGAAGGCTCAGTACCGTTACTTCGCCACCCTGGACGCCGATGTGGGCACCGCCAATTCGGGCGACAGCGATTATCGCAACCACTCGATCCTGGCCGGCTTCACCTACAAGTTCGGCGCTCCGGCTCCGGTCGTTGCTCCGGCCCCGGCTCCGGTTCCGGTTGCCGCCCCGGCTCCTGCCCCGGTCGCCAAGCCCGTGCCGACCCCCAAGAACTTCATCGTGTTCTTCGACTTCAACAAGTCGGACATCACCCCGGAAGCTTCCAAGGTCATCACCCAGGCCGTCGATACCGCCAAGAAGGGCAAGACCACCCGTGTTGACCTGACCGGCCACGCCGACCGTTCCGGCCCGGACAAGTACAACATGGCTCTGTCGCTGAAGCGCGCCAACGCCGTCAAGGCCGCCATGGTCAAGCAGGGCATCCCCGCCGACCAGATCTCGGTTGTCGGCAAGGGCGAAGCGGTCCCGCTGGTCCAGACCCCCGACGGTGTGCGCGAGCCGCAGAACCGCCGCGTCGAAATCGTCCTGCCCTAA